The proteins below are encoded in one region of Sulfolobus sp. A20:
- a CDS encoding DUF120 domain-containing protein, translating to MLAFSKQKSYITQSELARILNLSQQTVSRKLRELEEDKLIVRIISKEGEIIRLSEEGEKILNSCLSDLKEAILTLHTIQIKGKIISGLGEGRIFLSMEYYKTQISKLLGFEPYPGTLNVVIYDRQSIENRLMLESSPPLLVPEYKYKDRVLGAVKLYPASVNSLKPAAVVIPQRTTHPKSVVEIISPYYLREKLNLKDGDEIVIEAYV from the coding sequence ATATTAGCCTTTTCGAAGCAAAAATCCTACATTACGCAGTCTGAATTAGCAAGGATATTAAACCTTTCTCAGCAAACTGTCTCGAGAAAACTTAGGGAATTGGAAGAAGATAAATTAATAGTTAGGATAATTTCTAAAGAAGGAGAAATAATTCGGCTTAGTGAAGAGGGAGAAAAGATCTTAAATTCTTGCTTAAGTGATTTAAAAGAAGCGATATTAACATTGCATACCATACAAATCAAAGGTAAAATCATTTCGGGATTAGGGGAAGGAAGAATATTTCTATCGATGGAATATTATAAAACTCAGATAAGTAAATTACTTGGCTTCGAACCATATCCCGGAACGTTAAACGTAGTAATTTATGACAGGCAGTCTATAGAAAACAGATTAATGCTTGAATCATCTCCTCCATTACTGGTACCAGAATATAAATACAAGGATAGAGTGTTAGGGGCAGTCAAATTATATCCTGCATCCGTAAATTCTCTAAAACCAGCAGCGGTAGTTATCCCACAAAGGACTACACATCCAAAAAGTGTAGTTGAAATAATATCACCGTATTATCTTAGAGAGAAACTTAATCTTAAAGATGGCGACGAAATAGTAATAGAAGCATATGTCTAA
- the dph5 gene encoding diphthine synthase produces the protein MGVLNLVGLGLAKKFITKSAVDALLNSDFIFFDRYTSKSCDINTDSLKEILNGKDVIEANRDLLENNSKIMLNYLDNNYKVSIATIGDALIATTHVSLALDARKRGHIVNVIPAVSVHCYIVSKSFLSSYKFGKSVTVTFPYDNFIDYGPYHVIRDNKERGLHTIIYLDLKDGKAMTANDALNILLSMEDKHRMNVISKSNIVIVGARLGCENEKVIAMTVEEALNYDFGDTPHIIIIPGTLHYMEADAIKWMLMT, from the coding sequence ATGGGAGTGTTGAATTTAGTTGGTTTAGGTCTAGCCAAGAAGTTTATTACGAAAAGTGCAGTGGATGCTCTATTGAATTCTGATTTTATATTTTTCGATAGATATACTTCTAAGTCTTGTGATATAAATACAGATTCATTGAAAGAGATACTAAACGGCAAAGATGTCATTGAGGCTAATAGAGATTTATTAGAAAATAATTCCAAAATCATGCTTAATTACTTAGATAATAATTATAAAGTAAGTATCGCAACAATAGGAGACGCTTTAATAGCCACTACTCATGTATCTTTAGCTTTAGATGCGAGGAAGAGGGGTCATATAGTTAATGTTATACCCGCAGTATCAGTTCATTGCTATATTGTATCTAAGTCATTCTTATCTTCATATAAGTTTGGGAAATCGGTTACAGTGACATTTCCGTACGATAATTTCATAGATTATGGTCCTTATCATGTTATTAGGGATAATAAAGAACGTGGACTACATACAATTATTTACCTTGATTTAAAAGATGGTAAAGCTATGACAGCAAATGATGCATTAAATATATTGTTATCGATGGAGGATAAACATAGGATGAACGTGATATCTAAGTCAAATATTGTTATTGTAGGTGCTAGATTAGGATGTGAAAACGAAAAAGTTATAGCGATGACGGTGGAAGAGGCCCTTAATTATGATTTTGGCGATACTCCTCATATTATAATAATCCCGGGGACTCTTCATTATATGGAGGCTGATGCTATAAAATGGATGCTAATGACTTGA
- a CDS encoding DUF357 domain-containing protein, which yields MDANDLRTRIEKYIKGMEERLKNININDEKYSKVIELAKLYTEDSKYYLGKGDYITALVDIVYAEGLFDSINIINEKEFKSDVSKKVFVAGTFDIVHPGHIEFLKEASKYGRVYVVVARDSNSERIKGRKPINDENVRLEVIKSIRYVYDAILGDKEDFLKSVERVNPDIIFLGPDQNVDEKKLSEELKKRGLSPEIIRLRERIKKWNHSSTTDIINEIKKRYCNS from the coding sequence ATGGATGCTAATGACTTGAGAACTCGTATAGAAAAATATATCAAGGGTATGGAAGAAAGATTAAAGAATATAAATATTAATGACGAAAAATATTCTAAGGTAATAGAGTTAGCTAAGCTTTATACTGAAGATTCCAAATATTATTTGGGGAAAGGTGATTATATTACTGCTTTAGTTGATATAGTATACGCTGAAGGTCTTTTTGACTCAATTAACATTATTAACGAAAAGGAGTTCAAATCAGATGTTTCCAAGAAAGTTTTTGTAGCTGGAACTTTTGATATAGTTCATCCTGGACATATTGAATTTTTGAAAGAGGCATCTAAGTATGGGAGGGTCTATGTGGTGGTAGCTAGGGATTCTAATTCCGAGAGAATTAAAGGTAGGAAGCCAATAAATGATGAAAATGTTAGATTAGAAGTGATAAAAAGTATAAGGTATGTTTATGACGCAATATTAGGTGATAAGGAAGATTTCTTAAAAAGCGTTGAAAGAGTAAACCCTGATATAATCTTCTTAGGACCTGATCAAAACGTAGATGAGAAGAAGTTATCAGAAGAGCTTAAGAAAAGAGGTCTTTCTCCGGAGATAATAAGGTTAAGAGAAAGAATTAAGAAATGGAACCACTCAAGTACTACAGATATTATAAACGAGATTAAAAAAAGATATTGTAATTCATAA